The proteins below are encoded in one region of Fimbriimonadaceae bacterium:
- a CDS encoding choice-of-anchor B family protein, with protein MRRIVMGGAVFGLACLSTLALAGPEYAAQGVKLLKNFPPSDFGAASGNTCWGYVSPSGREYGLMGFDNKTLVVEVTDPNDIKVVGEVPHTKGLWSDIKTYKSAAYVSTENAASGLQVIDLSKVDEGEVRLVRTIPSPGRSHTIAVDEVSGFLYTCGSREGTGTTTCFDLKADPLNPTQVGAKTMTPVYQHEAQVVTYTEGPYKGKQVFFGGGEGRGLEIFDVTDKDNPSLIRRVAYPFVGYCHQGWLSSDRKYYYVNDEFDETTNSIATRTLVFDVSVLENAELVSTYTTGKPSIDHNLYTRNDFVYHANYTTGLWIFNANDNRTSPQMVGYFDTHPENDDAVFEGAWSNYPLLPSGIVLISDINRGLFVVDVTDATKVKMPVTSAKAVKGEASREDLEGLSSVDTQAVTVKGKDIQIEFEGKSRWSGLAKVGFGFESDQKDATVELWDYKEGKWVGAKADDGATFRPEGRGTAQFLNGEKMMKARVTLKPSGGKASVNHASFVVNP; from the coding sequence ATGAGAAGGATCGTTATGGGCGGTGCCGTGTTCGGTTTGGCCTGCCTCTCCACCCTCGCCCTCGCGGGCCCGGAATACGCTGCCCAAGGCGTCAAGCTCCTAAAGAACTTCCCGCCGTCCGACTTTGGCGCGGCCTCCGGCAACACGTGCTGGGGGTACGTGAGCCCGAGTGGCCGTGAATACGGCCTGATGGGCTTCGACAACAAGACATTGGTGGTCGAGGTGACCGATCCGAACGACATCAAGGTCGTGGGAGAAGTGCCGCACACCAAGGGCTTGTGGTCGGACATCAAGACCTATAAGTCGGCCGCTTACGTCTCGACGGAGAACGCGGCGAGCGGCTTGCAGGTGATCGACCTCTCGAAGGTCGATGAGGGCGAGGTCCGCCTCGTCCGCACCATCCCTTCGCCTGGTCGCTCGCACACCATCGCGGTCGACGAGGTCAGCGGTTTCCTTTACACCTGCGGCTCGCGCGAAGGTACGGGGACGACCACTTGCTTCGACCTGAAGGCCGACCCGCTGAACCCGACCCAAGTCGGCGCCAAGACGATGACTCCGGTCTATCAGCACGAGGCCCAGGTCGTGACGTACACCGAGGGCCCTTATAAGGGCAAGCAGGTCTTCTTCGGGGGCGGTGAGGGCCGCGGCCTCGAAATCTTCGACGTGACTGACAAGGACAATCCGTCCCTGATCCGCCGCGTCGCCTATCCGTTCGTCGGCTATTGCCACCAAGGGTGGCTGAGCAGCGACCGCAAGTATTACTACGTCAACGACGAGTTCGATGAGACGACGAACTCGATCGCCACCCGTACCCTCGTCTTCGACGTGAGCGTGCTGGAGAACGCCGAGCTCGTCTCGACCTATACGACCGGCAAGCCCTCCATCGACCACAACCTCTACACCCGAAACGACTTCGTCTACCACGCGAACTACACGACCGGCCTCTGGATCTTCAACGCCAACGATAACCGGACGTCGCCGCAAATGGTGGGCTACTTCGACACCCACCCGGAGAACGACGACGCGGTTTTTGAGGGTGCTTGGAGCAACTATCCGCTCTTGCCCAGCGGAATCGTGCTGATCAGCGACATCAACCGCGGGCTCTTCGTGGTGGACGTCACGGACGCGACCAAGGTGAAGATGCCGGTGACGAGCGCCAAAGCGGTGAAGGGCGAGGCCTCCCGCGAGGATCTCGAAGGCCTGAGCTCGGTGGACACCCAGGCGGTGACGGTCAAGGGCAAGGACATCCAGATCGAGTTCGAGGGCAAAAGCCGTTGGTCCGGGCTCGCCAAGGTCGGCTTCGGCTTTGAATCGGACCAGAAAGACGCCACGGTCGAACTCTGGGACTACAAGGAGGGCAAGTGGGTCGGGGCCAAGGCCGATGACGGCGCCACTTTCCGTCCCGAGGGCCGCGGCACCGCCCAGTTCTTGAACGGCGAGAAGATGATGAAAGCGCGCGTGACGCTGAAGCCCTCGGGAGGCAAGGCGTCCGTCAACCATGCTTCCTTCGTTGTGAACCCGTAA
- a CDS encoding DUF885 family protein: MLGFAAVAAFATMASQPQQTWPERIILYTEDIGSLSRKYDESLSPTGVDRMERFYRTVEKEAQAAPAETRDDKVDKALLTLDAAKRAKRLAIEAGQNEATPHLPFRATIVAFDDARRDIEPVRPKEAAKALAQIPEMVADARRGALNSPPSRAVALRASRMTAQLGRALERWFKFYDGYDPQFSWWCRAPYAEAKEAVDGYEKFLREEVGGVRLGDQTTIVGDPIGRDALLAELQLELIPYTPEELVEIAWREYEWCLKEMKRASSEMGYGDDWHRALEAVKGMHEEPGGQPQFIKGLADEAATYVRDHGLVTVPELAAETWRMEMMSAERQLASPFFLGGEAIIVSFPTESMPEGAKQMSMRGNNRHFARAVAHHELIPGHHLQQFMTQRYRPYRQVFSTPFWIEGWALYWEFVLYDMGFARSPEDRIGMLFWRMHRCVRVEFSLGFHLGKLTPDQCVEMLVDRVGHEPANAEAEVRRSFGGDYPPLYQAAYLLGGLQMKALAAEALAKGMTLRQFHDEVLRQGPIPIPILRMALGLGDSPAGWKFAQAQL, from the coding sequence ATGCTGGGCTTTGCGGCTGTGGCCGCCTTCGCAACAATGGCAAGCCAACCTCAACAGACGTGGCCCGAGCGCATCATTCTCTACACCGAGGACATCGGTAGCCTTTCGCGGAAGTACGACGAAAGCCTTTCGCCCACCGGCGTCGACCGGATGGAACGGTTCTACCGGACGGTCGAGAAGGAAGCCCAAGCCGCTCCTGCTGAGACCCGGGACGACAAGGTCGATAAGGCCCTGCTGACGCTCGACGCGGCCAAGCGGGCCAAGCGGCTCGCCATCGAGGCCGGCCAAAACGAAGCCACCCCCCACCTCCCGTTCCGAGCGACGATCGTCGCCTTCGACGACGCCCGCCGAGACATTGAGCCTGTCCGTCCGAAAGAAGCGGCCAAAGCCCTGGCGCAAATCCCCGAAATGGTGGCCGACGCCCGGAGAGGCGCCCTGAATTCGCCCCCGAGCCGCGCCGTCGCCCTCCGTGCCTCACGGATGACGGCCCAATTGGGCCGGGCCCTCGAACGCTGGTTCAAGTTCTACGACGGCTATGACCCGCAGTTCAGTTGGTGGTGCCGCGCACCCTATGCCGAGGCAAAGGAGGCGGTAGACGGCTACGAAAAGTTCCTGCGGGAAGAGGTCGGCGGCGTGCGGCTCGGCGACCAGACCACCATCGTGGGCGACCCGATCGGGCGCGATGCCCTGCTCGCCGAGCTCCAGCTGGAGCTCATCCCCTACACGCCCGAAGAACTGGTCGAGATCGCCTGGCGCGAGTACGAATGGTGCCTGAAAGAGATGAAGAGGGCCAGCTCCGAGATGGGCTATGGCGACGACTGGCACCGGGCGCTGGAGGCGGTGAAGGGCATGCACGAGGAACCAGGCGGCCAGCCTCAGTTCATCAAAGGGCTGGCGGACGAAGCCGCCACCTACGTCCGAGACCACGGCCTCGTGACCGTGCCCGAACTCGCCGCCGAAACCTGGCGCATGGAGATGATGTCAGCCGAGCGGCAACTCGCCAGCCCGTTCTTCCTGGGCGGGGAAGCGATCATCGTGAGCTTCCCGACCGAAAGCATGCCCGAGGGGGCCAAGCAGATGAGCATGCGGGGCAACAACCGGCACTTCGCCCGAGCCGTCGCCCACCACGAGCTCATCCCGGGGCACCACCTGCAGCAGTTCATGACCCAGCGGTACCGCCCCTATCGCCAGGTCTTTTCCACACCGTTCTGGATCGAGGGCTGGGCGCTCTATTGGGAGTTCGTGCTCTACGATATGGGCTTCGCACGCTCGCCAGAGGACCGTATCGGGATGCTCTTTTGGCGGATGCACCGGTGCGTCCGCGTCGAGTTCTCACTCGGGTTCCACCTAGGCAAACTGACGCCGGACCAATGCGTCGAAATGTTGGTCGACCGGGTCGGCCACGAGCCCGCGAACGCCGAAGCCGAGGTGCGCCGCTCCTTCGGCGGGGACTATCCCCCGCTTTATCAGGCGGCCTACCTGCTCGGCGGCTTGCAGATGAAGGCGCTGGCGGCAGAGGCCCTCGCAAAGGGCATGACCCTGAGGCAGTTCCACGACGAGGTGCTGCGCCAAGGGCCCATCCCGATCCCCATCCTCCGGATGGCGCTGGGGCTCGGCGATTCGCCCGCCGGCTGGAAGTTCGCCCAAGCCCAGCTCTGA
- a CDS encoding GAF domain-containing protein yields the protein MRPQFEAVLYAVRESPAKGRALRELAIRQLDGLDGYDWSGVYRMDGGRLVLDAYCGADTEHTEIEVGVGVCGTAVAEDQDQVVEDVRALTNYLSCSTHTRSEIVVLIRDGDGAVLGQIDIDGHTVGQFGEEDRAFLQVLGSLLAERWQE from the coding sequence ATGCGCCCCCAATTTGAGGCCGTCCTTTATGCCGTCCGCGAGAGCCCCGCGAAGGGCCGCGCGTTGCGGGAGCTCGCGATACGCCAGCTGGACGGTTTGGACGGCTACGACTGGTCAGGGGTCTACCGGATGGACGGTGGTCGCCTGGTGCTGGACGCCTATTGCGGCGCCGATACCGAGCACACCGAGATCGAGGTGGGGGTCGGCGTTTGTGGCACCGCCGTGGCCGAGGACCAAGACCAGGTGGTCGAGGACGTCCGCGCCCTGACGAACTACCTCTCCTGTTCGACCCACACCCGGTCGGAGATCGTGGTTCTGATCCGGGACGGGGACGGCGCCGTTCTCGGCCAAATCGACATCGACGGCCACACCGTCGGCCAGTTCGGGGAGGAGGACCGGGCGTTCCTCCAAGTGCTCGGCTCCCTGCTAGCCGAAAGATGGCAGGAGTGA
- a CDS encoding ATP-binding cassette domain-containing protein — protein MSGFAVEFQGIGKSFPGVRALDGVSFGVEPGSVHALLGENGAGKSTLLKVLSGAHRPDEGKLLLDGQPTFFSGTVDALKAGVAVIYQELHLVENLTVAENVYLGHMPGRAGLVDRAAMEEGAANFMAGLGVSVSPRERLGKLSIALRQTVEIAKALAWDARVIAFDEPTSSLTSREAEALFEVIGRLAGEGRAVIYVSHRMAEIRRLCSAGTVLRDGKHVATHAQLQDVADERLIEAMVGRPLGEVFPYRAHELGPVRLTVSQLIGPGLAEPVDLSLRAGEIVGLFGLVGSGRTELLHSIYHRGRGKVTVDGQDVRLGSPRRSVEAGIVLVPEDRKADGLLPRRSVTENMAFAGRKQILVDDPGEAAAAQRQVEAMRIRTPNLRQPVRLLSGGNQQKVVLARWLAAKPKVLLLDEPTRGVDVGAKREIYEIVHQAAADGAAVLLVSSELPEVLGVSDRILVMREGRLSAEFQRAEATEKSILASALPQ, from the coding sequence ATGTCCGGATTTGCCGTCGAGTTCCAGGGGATTGGCAAGTCGTTCCCAGGCGTCCGGGCCTTGGACGGCGTCTCGTTCGGGGTGGAGCCGGGCAGCGTCCACGCGCTGCTCGGCGAAAACGGCGCGGGCAAGAGCACGCTTCTCAAGGTGCTGAGCGGCGCCCACCGGCCTGACGAAGGAAAGCTTCTGCTCGACGGGCAGCCGACCTTTTTCAGCGGGACGGTGGACGCCTTGAAGGCCGGGGTGGCCGTGATCTATCAGGAACTCCACCTGGTCGAGAACCTGACGGTGGCCGAGAATGTGTACCTTGGCCACATGCCGGGCCGGGCGGGGTTGGTAGACCGGGCGGCCATGGAGGAAGGAGCGGCGAATTTCATGGCCGGGCTCGGGGTCTCGGTCTCTCCGCGCGAGCGCCTCGGCAAGCTTTCCATCGCGCTCCGGCAGACGGTGGAGATTGCGAAGGCCCTCGCTTGGGACGCCCGCGTGATCGCGTTCGACGAACCGACGAGCAGCCTTACGAGCCGGGAGGCGGAGGCGTTGTTCGAGGTCATTGGGCGCCTGGCGGGCGAAGGTCGGGCCGTCATTTATGTCTCGCACCGCATGGCGGAGATCCGGCGGCTCTGCTCCGCAGGCACCGTCCTCCGCGATGGAAAGCACGTGGCCACCCACGCCCAGCTGCAGGACGTGGCCGACGAACGGCTGATCGAGGCGATGGTGGGGCGCCCGTTGGGCGAGGTCTTCCCCTACCGTGCCCACGAGCTCGGCCCGGTGCGCCTCACCGTCTCGCAGTTGATCGGTCCGGGGTTGGCGGAGCCCGTCGACCTCAGCCTCCGGGCTGGCGAGATCGTGGGGCTGTTCGGGTTGGTGGGTTCGGGGCGGACGGAACTCCTGCACAGCATCTACCACCGCGGTCGGGGCAAGGTCACGGTGGACGGCCAGGACGTCCGTCTCGGCTCGCCGCGTCGTTCGGTGGAGGCGGGGATCGTGCTGGTGCCCGAAGACCGTAAGGCGGACGGGTTGCTTCCTCGCCGCTCCGTGACTGAGAACATGGCGTTCGCGGGCCGCAAGCAGATCCTCGTCGACGATCCCGGCGAAGCGGCGGCGGCCCAGCGCCAGGTGGAGGCGATGCGCATCAGGACGCCGAACCTGCGCCAGCCGGTGCGCCTTCTCTCCGGCGGCAACCAGCAGAAGGTCGTGCTAGCGCGGTGGCTGGCGGCGAAGCCGAAGGTGCTCCTGCTCGACGAGCCGACGCGGGGGGTGGACGTGGGGGCCAAGCGCGAGATCTACGAGATCGTGCACCAGGCGGCCGCCGATGGAGCGGCCGTTCTCCTGGTCTCTAGCGAACTGCCCGAAGTCTTGGGCGTGTCAGACCGGATCTTGGTCATGCGTGAAGGCCGCCTCTCCGCCGAGTTCCAGCGGGCCGAGGCGACCGAGAAGTCGATCCTTGCTTCTGCCTTGCCTCAATGA
- a CDS encoding NAD(P)/FAD-dependent oxidoreductase: MRRVDTTIIGGGPVGLFGAFYAGMRGMSVRIIDSLPELGGQLTALYPEKLVYDMPGFPAVPARQLADGLIEQASRFKPEVVLEETAAHLENEGEDGYSIVSASGNRYPTRTVVVSAGNGAFSPTKLGAAGEDEFVGRGVYYGVRSKAEFAGRRVVIVGGGDSAFDWALNLHDVARSITLVHRRDQFRAHEETVQAVRDLGVEFRLWRVVKEVHGNGRLHCLTLEDVQNKSDEKMECDAVVVNIGFKSSLGPLKDWGFKIERNQIVVDEKFNTGLPGVFAVGDVCSYANKIRLIATGVGEAATVVCLIKTMIDPAAKLFPGHSSDMEAVFETG; the protein is encoded by the coding sequence ATGCGCAGGGTCGATACGACGATCATCGGCGGGGGCCCCGTCGGACTTTTCGGCGCCTTCTACGCGGGAATGCGGGGCATGAGCGTCCGCATCATCGATAGCCTTCCGGAACTCGGCGGGCAGCTCACGGCGCTCTATCCGGAGAAGCTTGTCTACGACATGCCCGGCTTCCCCGCCGTGCCCGCCAGGCAATTGGCCGACGGGCTGATCGAGCAAGCGTCGCGCTTCAAGCCGGAGGTCGTGCTCGAAGAGACCGCGGCGCACCTGGAGAATGAGGGCGAGGACGGCTACTCGATCGTCTCCGCCAGCGGGAACCGCTATCCCACGCGGACCGTGGTGGTCTCGGCCGGCAACGGCGCGTTCAGCCCGACGAAGCTTGGCGCTGCGGGCGAGGACGAGTTTGTCGGCCGGGGGGTCTATTACGGGGTACGGTCCAAGGCCGAGTTCGCCGGTCGGCGCGTAGTGATCGTGGGGGGCGGCGACAGTGCGTTCGACTGGGCGCTGAACCTGCACGATGTGGCGCGGTCGATTACGCTGGTCCACCGGCGCGACCAGTTCAGGGCGCACGAGGAGACGGTCCAGGCCGTGCGCGACCTTGGCGTCGAGTTCCGCCTCTGGCGGGTCGTGAAGGAAGTGCACGGGAACGGACGGTTGCACTGCCTGACCCTGGAAGACGTTCAGAACAAGAGCGACGAGAAGATGGAGTGCGACGCGGTGGTCGTCAACATCGGCTTCAAGTCGTCCCTAGGGCCCTTAAAAGACTGGGGTTTCAAGATCGAAAGAAACCAAATTGTCGTGGACGAAAAGTTCAACACGGGCCTTCCTGGAGTCTTCGCCGTCGGCGATGTCTGCTCCTATGCGAATAAGATACGCTTAATCGCTACTGGCGTGGGCGAGGCGGCGACTGTGGTCTGCTTGATAAAAACTATGATTGACCCTGCCGCCAAACTGTTCCCTGGGCACAGTTCGGACATGGAAGCCGTCTTCGAAACTGGCTAA
- the hslU gene encoding ATP-dependent protease ATPase subunit HslU, which produces MSLPIEDLTPRQIVKELDKYIVGQAAAKRAVAVALRNRYRRQRVDPKQREDILPKNILMMGPTGVGKTEIARRLAQLARAPFIKIEATKFTEVGYVGRDVESMVRDLVGSAVRLVENEKIEAVRPQAEEAAIDRLVELLDKNPHPAYAIFGEPGEQEDYAQMEAEMEQRRAELRQAILRGEHDSTLIEVETEDAGSGFIQMFTPQGMEEIGVDNLPFNQSTKYVRTKMTVREAKEFLVDAEARRFLDRTSVNREAVRRTEQTGIIFLDEIDKIGAKGGGSGPEVSREGVQRDLLPIIEGSTVPTKFGPVRTDHVLFICAGAFHMSKPSDLIPELQGRLPIRVELDPLNQEDFRRILLEPQNAITRQYQLLLAVEGVDLTFTDDALSEIALFAAAVNEKAENIGARRLHTMLERLLEPEMFDAPECGAKRIDVDKAMVEERLGPVMKDLQLSQTVV; this is translated from the coding sequence ATGTCGCTGCCGATTGAAGACCTCACGCCCCGCCAGATCGTAAAGGAGCTCGACAAGTACATCGTCGGGCAGGCGGCCGCGAAGAGGGCAGTGGCCGTCGCCCTGCGCAACCGCTACCGCCGCCAGCGCGTCGACCCCAAGCAGCGCGAGGACATCCTTCCCAAGAACATCCTTATGATGGGGCCGACGGGAGTGGGCAAGACCGAGATCGCCCGCCGACTCGCCCAGCTCGCTCGGGCGCCCTTCATCAAGATCGAGGCGACCAAGTTCACGGAGGTCGGCTATGTCGGGCGCGACGTTGAGAGCATGGTCCGCGACCTGGTCGGCTCCGCCGTCCGGCTGGTCGAGAACGAGAAGATCGAGGCGGTGCGGCCCCAGGCGGAGGAGGCGGCGATCGACCGCCTGGTGGAGCTCCTGGACAAGAACCCGCACCCGGCCTACGCCATCTTCGGCGAGCCCGGCGAGCAAGAGGACTACGCGCAGATGGAGGCGGAAATGGAGCAGCGCCGCGCCGAACTGCGCCAGGCAATCCTCCGGGGCGAGCACGATTCCACCTTGATCGAGGTCGAGACCGAGGACGCGGGCAGCGGCTTCATTCAGATGTTCACCCCGCAGGGGATGGAGGAGATCGGCGTGGACAACCTCCCCTTTAACCAGAGCACGAAGTACGTCCGCACCAAGATGACCGTCCGCGAGGCGAAGGAGTTCCTGGTCGATGCGGAGGCCCGGCGCTTCCTAGACCGCACAAGCGTGAACCGGGAGGCTGTCCGGCGGACCGAGCAGACCGGCATCATCTTCTTGGACGAGATCGACAAGATCGGCGCGAAAGGAGGGGGCAGCGGCCCCGAGGTCAGCCGAGAAGGCGTCCAACGCGACCTCCTGCCCATCATCGAGGGTTCGACCGTGCCGACCAAGTTCGGCCCGGTGCGCACCGACCACGTCCTCTTCATCTGCGCGGGGGCGTTCCACATGTCCAAGCCCAGCGACCTGATCCCCGAATTGCAGGGCCGCCTGCCCATCCGGGTCGAACTCGACCCTTTGAACCAGGAGGACTTCCGCCGCATCCTTTTAGAGCCGCAGAACGCCATCACCCGGCAGTACCAGCTGCTGCTTGCAGTGGAGGGCGTAGACCTCACTTTCACCGACGACGCCCTCTCCGAGATCGCCCTCTTCGCGGCGGCCGTGAACGAGAAGGCGGAGAACATCGGTGCCAGGCGGCTCCACACAATGCTGGAACGGCTGCTGGAGCCGGAGATGTTCGACGCGCCCGAATGTGGGGCCAAGCGCATCGACGTCGACAAGGCCATGGTCGAAGAACGGCTCGGGCCGGTGATGAAAGACCTGCAGCTCAGCCAAACGGTGGTGTAG
- a CDS encoding choice-of-anchor B family protein: MNYRQLALAMAAALALPASAQFQSDKVTLYKNFTLAQLQAGAGNDCWGYVSPSGREYALMGTDVRTVFIEVTDPNNPVILTSIPHSSSSWSDIKVYRDHCYVVTEANNTGVQVISLANIDSGTVTLVRTITNPGRTHNIHIDEASGYLYTCGSNQANGTTMCFNLSNPANPVVVGSSSLTPTYQHDVQVRKFTSGPYAGREIMFGCGENRGLEIWDVTNKSNVQLIRRVAYPFVGYCHQCWLSPDGNYLYLDDEFDESDNGFTTRSLIFDVSVLETADLVGTFTSGTRAIDHNQYNKNGYIFQANYTSGLRIFDGYSDPQRPVQVGWFDTYPANDNASYNGAWSTYPYLPSGNVLISDINRGFFLVNVTEATKRTALVESFQVGPGTLLNGGLTELQQTDGQYLTVAKGITPNSSTPPIRVEFNGTSMWTDVTKLRLELRTKVSIANLTQKVEMFDYQANDWVTLQSGPAPLSDTDLTVTAANPDRFIEPTSKTVRARVSISQAGPVQSNNWRMDVDKLDWIVNP; the protein is encoded by the coding sequence ATGAACTACCGCCAGCTTGCTCTCGCCATGGCTGCCGCGCTCGCGCTCCCCGCGTCGGCGCAATTCCAGTCCGACAAGGTCACCCTCTACAAAAACTTCACTTTGGCCCAGCTCCAGGCCGGCGCAGGCAACGACTGCTGGGGTTATGTGAGCCCGAGTGGGCGGGAGTACGCCCTCATGGGTACCGACGTCCGCACCGTCTTCATCGAGGTCACAGACCCGAACAACCCGGTCATCCTTACGAGCATTCCCCACTCCTCCAGCAGTTGGAGCGACATCAAGGTTTATCGTGACCACTGCTACGTGGTGACCGAGGCGAACAACACGGGCGTCCAGGTCATCAGCCTGGCGAACATCGACAGCGGCACCGTCACCCTGGTTCGCACCATCACAAACCCGGGCCGCACCCACAACATCCATATCGACGAGGCGAGCGGCTACCTCTACACCTGCGGCTCCAACCAGGCCAATGGCACGACGATGTGCTTCAACCTGAGCAACCCCGCAAACCCGGTCGTCGTCGGTTCGAGTTCCCTCACGCCCACGTACCAGCACGACGTTCAGGTCCGCAAGTTCACCAGCGGCCCCTATGCGGGGCGCGAGATCATGTTCGGCTGCGGGGAAAACCGCGGCCTCGAGATCTGGGACGTGACGAACAAGAGCAACGTCCAGCTGATCCGCCGCGTCGCGTACCCGTTCGTGGGCTATTGCCACCAGTGTTGGTTGAGCCCGGACGGGAATTACCTCTACCTGGACGATGAGTTCGACGAGTCGGACAACGGTTTCACAACCCGGTCGCTGATCTTCGACGTGAGCGTGCTCGAGACCGCCGACCTGGTCGGGACGTTCACGAGCGGCACTCGCGCGATCGACCACAACCAGTACAACAAAAACGGCTACATCTTCCAGGCGAACTACACGAGCGGCCTTCGCATCTTCGACGGGTATTCGGATCCCCAGCGCCCGGTCCAGGTCGGTTGGTTCGACACCTATCCAGCGAACGACAATGCGTCCTACAACGGCGCCTGGAGCACTTACCCTTACTTGCCGAGCGGCAACGTGCTCATCAGCGACATTAATCGCGGCTTCTTCCTGGTCAACGTGACCGAGGCCACGAAGCGCACCGCCCTGGTCGAGAGCTTCCAGGTCGGCCCTGGCACGCTTCTGAACGGCGGTCTCACCGAGCTTCAGCAAACTGACGGCCAGTATCTGACCGTCGCCAAGGGCATCACGCCGAACTCCTCGACTCCGCCGATCCGGGTCGAGTTCAACGGCACGTCGATGTGGACGGACGTCACTAAGCTTCGTTTGGAGCTCCGCACGAAGGTCAGCATTGCGAACTTGACCCAGAAGGTGGAGATGTTCGACTATCAAGCGAACGACTGGGTCACGCTGCAGAGTGGGCCGGCGCCGCTCTCGGACACCGACCTGACCGTCACCGCCGCGAACCCGGACCGGTTCATCGAGCCAACGAGCAAGACCGTCCGCGCCCGGGTGAGCATCAGCCAGGCCGGCCCCGTCCAGAGCAACAACTGGCGGATGGACGTGGACAAGCTCGACTGGATCGTCAACCCGTAA
- a CDS encoding HTTM domain-containing protein — protein MRFLSSLNEKIFGYGSPVTMGLVRMLTGTLAFVNFAMIAIDFDSWFTERGFVPAWFAERWAGGIPRLNLLANVTDDRVTMLVYGLLMLACLLTAVGLFTRVSSIAMFALIVTMHHRNPEILHSGDTLLRNMAFYVMIAPSGAALSLDRVIGLWKGTAPSIPAEVSLWPQRLVHFQVAVLYFTTAWHKWGGSTWRDGTATWYVPQLHEFDRFPLPAFMDQQPIVAITTYGTLLVELAFASLVFAKPFRKWVLLSGLILHGFIEYRFNIPLFSFIMTSTYVAFYRGEEVSAWWNRLTERFQGRRLRLLAPHGADWSPNPLRALKALDAFRQIEFETGQEPALEARTAAGRPVSPVLASLARCPGAWALWLWVPAWRRVLNAALQSRAMSAEAAVQPIQEAATV, from the coding sequence GTGCGCTTCCTATCAAGTCTTAACGAGAAGATATTCGGCTACGGATCCCCCGTTACGATGGGATTGGTCCGGATGCTCACCGGCACCCTCGCGTTCGTGAACTTTGCCATGATCGCGATCGACTTCGATTCGTGGTTCACTGAGCGGGGCTTCGTCCCCGCCTGGTTCGCAGAGCGCTGGGCCGGGGGGATCCCTCGCTTGAACCTGCTGGCGAACGTGACGGACGACCGCGTCACGATGCTGGTCTATGGCCTTTTGATGCTCGCCTGCCTCTTAACGGCGGTCGGCCTTTTCACCCGGGTTTCTAGCATCGCGATGTTCGCCCTCATCGTCACGATGCACCACCGAAACCCCGAGATCTTGCACAGTGGCGACACCCTGCTCCGCAATATGGCCTTCTATGTGATGATCGCGCCGAGCGGCGCCGCGCTTTCGCTCGACCGCGTGATCGGACTTTGGAAAGGCACGGCTCCTTCGATCCCCGCAGAAGTCTCTTTGTGGCCGCAACGGCTCGTGCATTTCCAAGTGGCCGTCCTCTATTTCACCACGGCCTGGCACAAGTGGGGAGGTTCTACTTGGCGCGATGGCACCGCGACGTGGTACGTGCCCCAACTTCATGAGTTCGATAGGTTCCCGCTTCCCGCCTTTATGGATCAACAACCTATCGTGGCAATCACCACTTATGGCACGCTCCTGGTTGAGCTAGCCTTCGCCTCGCTGGTCTTCGCGAAACCATTCAGAAAATGGGTCTTGCTGAGCGGGCTCATCCTTCACGGCTTTATCGAGTACCGTTTCAACATCCCTCTTTTTTCCTTCATCATGACGAGCACATACGTTGCCTTTTACAGAGGCGAAGAGGTCAGCGCCTGGTGGAACCGGCTCACTGAGCGCTTCCAAGGGCGGCGGCTCCGCCTGCTCGCTCCGCACGGGGCCGACTGGAGCCCAAACCCCTTGCGGGCCCTCAAGGCGCTGGACGCCTTCCGCCAGATCGAGTTCGAAACCGGCCAAGAACCGGCGCTGGAGGCCCGCACCGCCGCGGGAAGACCGGTGTCCCCCGTCTTGGCGAGCTTGGCCCGGTGTCCGGGAGCCTGGGCGCTCTGGCTCTGGGTGCCGGCTTGGCGCCGGGTGCTGAACGCTGCCCTCCAGAGCCGGGCCATGTCCGCCGAAGCTGCCGTTCAACCGATCCAGGAGGCGGCGACCGTCTAG